A section of the Armatimonadota bacterium genome encodes:
- a CDS encoding family 20 glycosylhydrolase produces MVGPMIALATLAFAPVQREALPIRGLHLMGPSREDIPRLAAFIRSALPKEGVNVLVLEFDFNFQFMKRPEMAESGALSLDLIKQIVAACKEAKVRLIPQINLLGHQSWAANNGQLLKAHPEFDETPGKHPKNEGIYCRSYCPRHPEVHKVLFDCIDELAAACESDAFHVGMDEVFILGDKDCARCKGTPTATLFAEEVARLHDHLALKKIEMWMWGDRYLDGAASGLGEWEAATNGTHGALASLPKDVVICDWHYERAEPSAAIFAMNGNRVVSSPWRQTEVALRQIDLLRAFRKGANPGLASRFAGVLATTWSGCGAFMDAYDGKTGAGKEALEAVKCFQAAMKAAGGG; encoded by the coding sequence ATGGTCGGCCCAATGATCGCGCTCGCCACTTTGGCTTTTGCTCCCGTTCAGCGAGAAGCATTGCCCATCCGAGGGCTGCATTTGATGGGTCCCTCGCGAGAGGACATTCCCCGCCTTGCGGCTTTCATCCGCAGCGCCCTCCCCAAGGAGGGCGTGAACGTCCTGGTGCTTGAGTTCGACTTCAATTTCCAATTCATGAAGAGGCCCGAGATGGCGGAGTCGGGGGCGCTCTCGCTGGACCTGATCAAGCAGATTGTGGCGGCGTGCAAGGAGGCCAAGGTCCGCCTGATCCCGCAAATCAACCTCTTGGGGCACCAATCTTGGGCGGCGAACAACGGCCAGCTTCTGAAGGCGCACCCAGAGTTCGACGAAACACCGGGCAAGCACCCCAAGAACGAGGGCATCTACTGCCGGAGCTATTGCCCAAGGCACCCTGAGGTCCACAAGGTGCTCTTCGACTGCATCGATGAGCTTGCCGCCGCCTGCGAAAGCGATGCGTTCCACGTCGGGATGGACGAGGTGTTCATCTTGGGCGACAAGGATTGCGCCCGGTGCAAGGGGACCCCCACGGCCACCCTCTTTGCAGAGGAGGTCGCCCGGCTGCACGACCATCTGGCCTTAAAGAAGATCGAAATGTGGATGTGGGGCGACCGGTACCTCGACGGCGCTGCGTCTGGGCTTGGCGAATGGGAGGCTGCGACGAACGGCACTCACGGAGCGCTCGCCTCGCTGCCGAAGGACGTCGTGATCTGCGATTGGCACTATGAGAGGGCCGAGCCGAGCGCCGCGATCTTCGCAATGAACGGGAATCGCGTGGTGTCGAGCCCTTGGCGGCAAACCGAAGTGGCCCTGAGGCAGATCGACCTGCTTCGCGCTTTTCGGAAGGGCGCTAATCCTGGGCTTGCGAGCCGATTTGCCGGGGTTTTGGCGACGACCTGGAGCGGATGCGGGGCGTTCATGGATGCCTATGATGGCAAGACCGGGGCGGGCAAGGAGGCTCTTGAAGCCGTGAAGTGCTTCCAAGCGGCAATGAAGGCGGCGGGAGGAGGCTAG
- a CDS encoding PEP-CTERM sorting domain-containing protein produces MNRFLTNRFAVLSGLLCLGATSQATFLNFDDGQPNGNAVGGYYAGSGVTFSDAAWTDNFGLAGSSGAQGIASISSGFTPGPSSPIVATFSGATSFVMLRGIDVGQAGYKITAWDATTGGNLVDSDAAFGTGLGIGEYYDLWVTGSILRVEFYQVTPGSGGDGMLWDGMEFGPVPEPGSILALGLGVAAFARRRSAKK; encoded by the coding sequence ATGAATAGATTCCTCACGAATCGCTTTGCCGTGCTGTCCGGGCTGCTTTGCCTCGGCGCCACGTCCCAGGCGACGTTTCTGAACTTCGACGACGGCCAGCCGAACGGTAACGCCGTTGGCGGCTACTATGCCGGAAGTGGCGTTACGTTTAGCGACGCCGCCTGGACGGATAACTTTGGACTGGCAGGCAGTTCCGGCGCACAAGGGATCGCCTCGATCAGCTCCGGCTTCACTCCCGGTCCCTCGAGCCCGATCGTCGCCACATTCAGTGGCGCAACGTCCTTTGTTATGCTCCGTGGCATTGACGTTGGCCAGGCCGGCTACAAGATCACGGCATGGGATGCCACCACTGGCGGAAACTTGGTGGACAGCGACGCGGCCTTCGGTACCGGACTCGGGATTGGCGAGTACTACGACCTCTGGGTCACGGGCAGCATCCTGCGCGTGGAGTTCTACCAGGTAACCCCGGGCAGCGGGGGCGACGGCATGCTGTGGGATGGCATGGAATTCGGCCCTGTCCCCGAGCCTGGCTCAATCCTCGCGCTCGGTCTCGGTGTCGCCGCGTTTGCGCGCCGCCGTTCGGCAAAGAAGTAG
- a CDS encoding DUF2461 domain-containing protein, with protein sequence MAWFTADAIDFLGELALNNNRDWFTKNKKRYEQSLKNPMLAFASEMIERMRAVDPEISMLPSQAVFRIHRDTRFSKDKAPYKTNAGMAISRGGKTEPGSPGVYVHLDPGCMAIASGCYFLEPPQILAVRKHIASNMVEFERLLADPTFKKHFGKVVGEKNKILPPEFREAAARQPLLYNKQFYYWAELAPETVLRDDLPEFVMEHVRAAGPMNAFLKAALT encoded by the coding sequence ATGGCCTGGTTTACTGCCGACGCGATCGACTTCCTGGGCGAGCTCGCGCTGAACAACAACCGCGACTGGTTCACAAAGAACAAGAAGCGCTACGAACAATCTTTGAAGAACCCGATGCTCGCGTTTGCTTCCGAGATGATCGAGCGCATGCGCGCGGTCGACCCTGAGATCTCGATGCTCCCGTCCCAGGCCGTGTTCCGCATCCATCGCGACACGCGCTTCAGCAAGGACAAGGCCCCCTACAAAACCAATGCGGGCATGGCGATCTCGCGGGGCGGCAAGACGGAACCGGGATCGCCGGGCGTGTACGTTCATCTCGACCCGGGCTGTATGGCGATCGCCAGCGGGTGCTATTTCCTCGAGCCGCCGCAAATCCTCGCCGTCCGTAAGCACATCGCCTCCAACATGGTCGAGTTCGAGCGCCTTCTCGCCGACCCCACTTTCAAGAAGCACTTCGGCAAAGTCGTGGGCGAAAAGAACAAGATCCTGCCGCCTGAGTTTCGTGAGGCCGCAGCCAGGCAGCCGCTTCTCTACAACAAGCAGTTCTACTACTGGGCTGAACTTGCGCCGGAAACCGTGCTCCGCGACGACCTGCCTGAGTTCGTGATGGAACACGTTCGCGCGGCGGGACCGATGAACGCGTTTCTGAAAGCAGCCTTGACGTGA
- a CDS encoding helix-turn-helix transcriptional regulator, which translates to MSQKDVKAKPIIDQQKAMRELLASASPVVIGARLRRARRSIGLSIRDLAALALVSKNSIVRIEQGGTPNSMTVLKLCEALGIHVASLAKPSKKESETFAVHRAEDDRWYELSDFGSGVLAGLDRPLTEKERRELVRRGARVPLLILKSRLDAGKLLPTVVELYAPSDVRSHAGEEFAYVLKGDAIITVGGRPVKLGEGESVTFWSAEEHIYAPAQGSSLPVRILSVRLDDKAKS; encoded by the coding sequence GTGAGTCAGAAGGACGTTAAGGCAAAGCCGATCATCGATCAACAGAAGGCGATGCGAGAACTGCTTGCGAGCGCCAGTCCCGTCGTGATTGGCGCACGGCTTCGGCGCGCGAGGCGAAGCATAGGCCTCTCGATCCGTGACCTCGCCGCTTTGGCCCTCGTCAGCAAGAACTCGATCGTTCGGATCGAGCAGGGCGGAACGCCGAACTCGATGACCGTTCTCAAGCTCTGTGAGGCGCTGGGCATCCATGTGGCTTCGCTTGCCAAGCCCTCGAAGAAGGAAAGCGAGACATTCGCAGTGCACCGAGCCGAAGACGACCGCTGGTACGAGCTTTCGGACTTCGGTTCGGGCGTGCTTGCCGGCCTTGATCGTCCGCTTACCGAGAAGGAGCGACGCGAGCTGGTCCGAAGAGGCGCACGCGTTCCCTTGCTCATACTCAAGAGCCGCCTAGACGCCGGAAAACTCCTACCTACCGTCGTCGAACTCTACGCGCCAAGCGATGTGCGAAGCCACGCCGGCGAGGAGTTCGCCTATGTCCTGAAAGGCGACGCGATCATCACCGTCGGCGGGCGTCCGGTGAAGCTCGGGGAAGGCGAATCGGTGACTTTCTGGAGCGCCGAAGAGCACATCTACGCCCCCGCCCAGGGCAGTTCGCTACCTGTGAGGATCCTCTCGGTTCGACTAGACGACAAAGCCAAGTCTTGA
- a CDS encoding sulfite exporter TauE/SafE family protein, which produces MPLYVLCILALIVAVLYSTVGHGGASGYLAAMALAGMAPAEMKPTALALNILVAGLGSIRYLRAGQFEWRVFWPCAVGSIPFAFLGGSHATPDQLYKRLLAGFLILAAIALLLPRPEDRDPKPFPPLAGVTIGAAIGYVSGLIGVGGGIFLSPILILSGWVRTRSASGISALFILVNSIAGLAGNAASLKALPSSLPWLALAAFVGGLLGTELGSKRLAPQGLRIVLCAVMLLASWKLATA; this is translated from the coding sequence TTGCCGCTCTACGTGCTCTGCATCCTGGCGCTGATCGTTGCGGTGCTCTATTCGACCGTTGGCCACGGCGGGGCGTCGGGCTATCTGGCCGCGATGGCGCTCGCGGGTATGGCCCCGGCCGAGATGAAGCCGACCGCGCTCGCGCTCAATATTCTGGTCGCCGGGCTCGGCTCAATACGGTACCTTCGCGCCGGTCAGTTCGAATGGAGGGTTTTCTGGCCCTGCGCGGTGGGCTCGATCCCCTTTGCGTTTCTCGGCGGAAGCCATGCGACCCCCGACCAGCTCTACAAGCGCCTTCTTGCGGGGTTCCTGATCCTGGCAGCCATCGCACTGCTCCTGCCCAGACCGGAGGACCGCGATCCCAAGCCTTTTCCACCCCTCGCCGGAGTCACCATCGGCGCGGCCATCGGCTACGTCTCCGGGCTCATCGGTGTCGGCGGCGGCATCTTTCTGAGCCCGATCCTAATCTTGTCGGGATGGGTCAGAACGCGCTCGGCTTCTGGCATTTCGGCGCTGTTCATCTTGGTGAACTCCATCGCGGGGCTCGCGGGCAACGCCGCGAGCCTCAAAGCCCTGCCATCCAGCTTGCCGTGGCTTGCGCTTGCGGCCTTCGTCGGTGGACTCCTGGGCACCGAGCTGGGATCAAAGAGGCTGGCTCCCCAAGGCCTGAGGATCGTGCTGTGCGCGGTGATGCTCTTGGCCAGTTGGAAGCTGGCGACAGCCTAG
- a CDS encoding alpha/beta hydrolase, with product MILGLIAASLLAPVPMQGSQAKPEERRTSLTGVIKAHPAFESKILGNKRDIWVYLPPNYGQEPKRRYPVLYMHDGQNVFDGMTSYIPNMEWRADEAAEALIRAKAIEPILIVAVSNATVERANEYLPTRVTRPNGSGDGGKADLYGRFLTDEVMPFVDKTYRTKKGPQSTGLCGSSFGGVATLHLGLTRPEAFGRLAVVSPSIWWDDQVLLKETKALKRKLPLKIWLDMGTLEGLDSVANAELLKDALAEKGWKEGNDLLYYVDVGAKHNEAAWAGRMDAILLFLFGIL from the coding sequence ATGATCCTCGGTTTGATCGCTGCATCGCTGCTCGCCCCGGTCCCCATGCAAGGCTCTCAAGCCAAGCCCGAGGAGCGCCGTACCAGCCTCACCGGCGTCATCAAAGCCCACCCTGCGTTCGAGTCCAAGATTCTGGGCAACAAGCGAGACATCTGGGTCTATTTGCCCCCTAATTACGGCCAAGAGCCGAAGCGGCGTTACCCCGTGCTCTACATGCACGATGGGCAAAACGTCTTCGACGGGATGACCTCCTATATCCCCAACATGGAGTGGCGGGCCGACGAGGCGGCTGAGGCATTGATCCGGGCCAAGGCCATCGAGCCGATCCTCATCGTGGCGGTTTCCAATGCGACGGTCGAACGCGCCAACGAGTACTTGCCGACGCGGGTCACCCGCCCCAACGGGTCGGGCGATGGCGGAAAGGCGGACCTCTATGGCAGGTTCTTGACCGACGAAGTCATGCCCTTCGTGGACAAGACCTACCGCACCAAGAAGGGCCCCCAATCGACCGGGCTTTGCGGGTCATCCTTTGGCGGTGTGGCGACGCTTCACCTGGGCCTCACGCGGCCGGAGGCGTTTGGGCGGCTGGCGGTCGTGTCGCCGAGCATCTGGTGGGACGATCAAGTGCTTCTCAAGGAGACGAAGGCACTGAAGAGGAAGCTGCCGCTCAAGATCTGGCTGGACATGGGGACTCTGGAGGGGCTGGATTCTGTGGCGAACGCGGAGCTCCTAAAAGATGCGCTGGCGGAGAAGGGATGGAAGGAAGGCAACGACCTCCTCTACTACGTGGATGTTGGCGCCAAGCACAACGAGGCTGCTTGGGCGGGCCGGATGGATGCCATTCTCCTGTTCCTCTTTGGGATTCTGTAA
- a CDS encoding DUF2339 domain-containing protein: MRRNDPATGFRKERVGPDFSSLESRLARIEARLDRLESVSVPVSSEIETPTFEPTAHHSSAEYVIGAKLLPRLGASLIVLAIAFIAIVETSKNPALNKGMLLAIEAVFCLAFVGFGEWKRNELEGFGQTLAAIGSLGLYMTAAGGHFAYGELSAATMATGFAVLTLLNHAYSALRNSRTFFVIGASGGLAAMLFPLAVQDYGTALLTYTVVTVGGAVACAIRRWLQLSIVGWVLGLLILAPVIDSAHPRLPVVFAMYLGSLACIYAAMHSYSKWSLDPWNAGAGISIFLTGFIGWRVLPSADGLLPVLVFAAAGGILSQAAPRDNLAAKSLLVGSAAIGLVLGPLYLPASIQVYVFVALATSAWVLGAFRLKVWAACFAVSEAAMAALVATFSPGAQGAPGAVLGALALGIAFAALSVRRVSIQWRSLAILGAWGIIARLAGLLTPAASAGQTPVSSLTIGTSLLALFLLLLGFRKHCRQVRLWSFVIMLTSVVQVLTVDAGSSAGFRLGALLLLGLMMLILGYRYVHGNQPDLEDVDAQPA; this comes from the coding sequence ATGAGGCGCAATGATCCCGCAACAGGATTCCGAAAGGAACGAGTCGGTCCCGACTTCTCGTCACTGGAAAGCCGTTTGGCCCGCATCGAGGCGCGCCTCGATCGATTGGAGTCCGTGAGTGTCCCCGTTTCATCGGAGATTGAAACCCCCACCTTTGAACCGACGGCCCATCATTCGAGCGCCGAGTACGTCATCGGCGCCAAGCTCCTTCCCAGGCTTGGCGCGTCGCTGATCGTGCTAGCCATCGCGTTCATCGCCATCGTGGAGACCTCGAAGAACCCCGCCCTCAACAAAGGCATGCTACTCGCCATCGAAGCCGTGTTCTGCCTCGCCTTCGTCGGCTTTGGCGAGTGGAAACGCAATGAGCTCGAGGGGTTTGGGCAGACCCTCGCCGCCATCGGCTCCCTCGGCCTCTACATGACGGCCGCGGGTGGACATTTCGCCTATGGCGAGCTGAGCGCCGCGACCATGGCGACCGGCTTTGCGGTCCTGACGCTCCTCAATCACGCCTATTCGGCGCTGCGCAATTCCAGGACGTTCTTCGTGATCGGTGCGTCGGGCGGCCTGGCGGCCATGCTCTTTCCTTTGGCAGTTCAGGACTACGGAACCGCGCTGCTGACCTACACGGTGGTCACGGTCGGCGGGGCGGTGGCCTGCGCCATCAGGCGGTGGCTGCAGCTTTCAATCGTCGGCTGGGTTCTTGGCCTCCTCATCCTCGCTCCCGTCATCGATTCGGCGCATCCTCGCCTGCCCGTCGTGTTCGCGATGTACCTTGGCTCTCTTGCCTGCATCTATGCGGCGATGCACTCCTACAGCAAGTGGAGCCTCGATCCCTGGAACGCCGGCGCCGGAATCTCGATCTTCTTGACGGGCTTCATCGGCTGGCGCGTGCTGCCCAGCGCCGACGGCCTGCTCCCGGTTCTCGTGTTCGCCGCGGCGGGCGGCATCCTCTCGCAGGCTGCGCCCAGGGACAACCTGGCCGCCAAGTCGTTGCTGGTCGGGTCTGCGGCGATCGGTCTGGTGCTTGGGCCGCTGTACCTTCCGGCCTCGATACAGGTTTATGTCTTTGTCGCGCTGGCAACCTCGGCGTGGGTTCTTGGGGCCTTCCGGCTGAAGGTCTGGGCCGCCTGCTTCGCCGTGTCCGAGGCCGCAATGGCGGCCTTGGTAGCCACCTTCTCTCCAGGCGCTCAGGGAGCGCCTGGCGCGGTTCTCGGCGCGCTCGCCCTGGGTATCGCTTTTGCTGCGCTATCGGTTCGGAGGGTCAGCATCCAATGGCGCAGCTTGGCCATCTTGGGGGCTTGGGGGATCATCGCAAGGCTGGCCGGGCTGCTGACTCCAGCCGCCTCGGCCGGCCAAACCCCTGTCTCGTCGCTGACGATAGGCACGTCGCTGCTCGCGCTCTTCTTGCTGCTCCTCGGGTTCCGAAAGCACTGCCGACAGGTGCGGCTCTGGAGCTTCGTGATCATGCTGACGAGCGTGGTCCAGGTGCTCACTGTCGACGCGGGCTCAAGCGCCGGCTTTCGCTTGGGCGCCTTGCTGCTGCTTGGGCTGATGATGCTCATCTTGGGCTACAGGTACGTCCACGGAAACCAGCCTGATCTTGAGGACGTGGACGCACAGCCGGCGTAA
- a CDS encoding SUMF1/EgtB/PvdO family nonheme iron enzyme yields MLTSILPSLACALSLASAQPGRAWFSSLEWAVASSTLIVRGHIASVKSLKSPYGGDEVVFRVDEALKGEAQQEVAFAARFRGAPYGVAQKWMEAKKQLLVFLVTSQSLSQLNPAVSGEPYALTPLDGWSDHGMIELDPNAGVQILTMAMEPLSKPGDILKRVRKAIPLPKPDAMTRLEVPIGVAMPPFGHTGMGAMLDVPVDGRLETLAKSWIRSRKGPWRVLGVHALERFKSSENVKLAKDLLSDRYEEAWTRIRQGVEVKIRPVREAAKDLLEAWGIPWEPVSQASIKASKEMIRIPAGEFIAGGTPGAEDAGPERKVHLEEFWIGKTDVTVAQFRAFCKATGFVFDWENNRPYRGVRDDQPMSCVTWDEARAFCLWAGGDLPTEDQWEKAARGTDGRRYPWGNDPDPTRLHIWPNTRTRWRRAAPVGSYPTGASPYGCLDMSGNVFQWLLGGTPTARPSRGGSYQEELRDLRFLQPAGRGSMHGQGRIDTQGFRIAATKKLKLP; encoded by the coding sequence GTGCTGACCTCCATCCTCCCTTCGCTGGCCTGTGCGCTGTCGCTTGCCTCGGCTCAACCGGGCCGCGCTTGGTTTTCCAGCCTGGAGTGGGCGGTGGCAAGTTCCACCCTGATCGTTCGGGGACACATCGCCTCGGTCAAGAGCCTCAAATCGCCCTATGGCGGCGACGAGGTCGTGTTCAGAGTGGATGAAGCCCTGAAGGGTGAAGCTCAGCAGGAGGTGGCTTTCGCCGCTCGGTTTCGGGGAGCGCCGTATGGGGTGGCGCAGAAGTGGATGGAAGCGAAGAAGCAGCTGCTGGTCTTTCTCGTTACTTCCCAGAGCCTCTCCCAACTGAACCCGGCCGTCTCTGGGGAGCCCTATGCCCTAACACCCCTCGACGGCTGGTCCGACCACGGCATGATCGAACTAGACCCCAACGCAGGCGTCCAGATCCTCACCATGGCCATGGAGCCGCTCTCCAAACCCGGCGACATCCTCAAGCGCGTTCGAAAGGCAATCCCTCTTCCCAAACCCGACGCTATGACGCGACTGGAAGTGCCAATCGGCGTCGCAATGCCCCCGTTCGGCCACACCGGCATGGGCGCAATGCTGGACGTCCCCGTGGATGGGCGACTAGAAACCTTGGCGAAGAGCTGGATACGCTCCCGGAAAGGTCCCTGGCGGGTGCTGGGGGTTCATGCTCTGGAGCGCTTCAAGTCCTCAGAGAATGTCAAGCTCGCGAAGGACCTGCTGAGCGACCGCTACGAGGAGGCCTGGACGCGAATCCGGCAGGGCGTGGAGGTCAAGATCCGCCCAGTACGAGAGGCCGCCAAGGATCTGCTCGAAGCCTGGGGCATCCCATGGGAGCCTGTCAGCCAAGCCTCTATCAAGGCATCAAAGGAAATGATCCGCATTCCAGCCGGGGAGTTCATCGCCGGCGGGACCCCGGGCGCCGAGGACGCTGGTCCGGAGCGAAAAGTCCACTTGGAGGAGTTCTGGATCGGCAAGACCGACGTCACCGTCGCGCAGTTTCGCGCGTTCTGCAAGGCCACGGGTTTCGTCTTTGACTGGGAGAACAACCGCCCTTATCGAGGCGTTCGGGACGACCAACCCATGTCCTGTGTCACCTGGGACGAGGCCCGTGCCTTCTGTCTCTGGGCTGGAGGCGACCTCCCCACCGAGGACCAATGGGAAAAGGCCGCGCGAGGGACCGACGGCCGGCGCTACCCCTGGGGTAACGATCCCGACCCAACCCGCCTGCATATTTGGCCCAACACGCGAACCCGTTGGCGGCGCGCAGCACCCGTCGGCAGCTACCCCACCGGCGCAAGCCCCTATGGCTGTCTGGACATGTCCGGCAATGTGTTTCAGTGGCTCCTGGGCGGCACGCCCACCGCGCGGCCGAGCCGCGGAGGAAGCTACCAGGAAGAACTCAGGGACCTCCGCTTCCTGCAGCCTGCCGGGCGAGGTTCTATGCACGGACAAGGCAGGATCGACACCCAAGGCTTTCGCATCGCGGCCACGAAGAAGCTCAAATTGCCTTGA